The following are encoded together in the Terriglobia bacterium genome:
- the selB gene encoding selenocysteine-specific translation elongation factor: protein MKSIIIGTAGHIDHGKTSLVKALTGIDADRLEEEKRRGITIDLGFAHLELPAPSGENLRLGFIDVPGHERFVRNMLAGVGGIDLVLLVIAADESIKPQTREHFEICRLLSIPRGITVITKSDMVDEETLNVVKLEVEDFVRGSFLDSSRSPIVAVSSLTGAGLDELKSQIARLAAEVPARDTEALFRLPIDRVFVMKGFGTVITGTLIAGKIKKEEEVEIFPARQRARVRGVQVHGAPAGEAVAGQRTALNLAGVPMEDLARGMTLASPGLLDTTQRIEVQLSLLKDAKPLKNRARVHLHVFASETIAEVALHEGNEIKPGSTTFAQLRTEEPLLLLPGDHAILRQFSPVVTIGGALVLDAFPLARQKKDARLAVLKALAGGSRQDALLARVARRGKDGLDMPAAVRETGLKPSVLQPVFAALVQQKQITQAGEFFVASESFSHARESLLAAVDAFHKANPLVGGISKEELRAKLGLHQTVMEALLAQLARDKKTEVSGEQVRLAGRGVELKDDEAKAKGQIEKAFADAGLKVPLMKEVLDKLPVDRTRAQKLVTLLLRDRVLVKLTDDLVFHHSALESLRQVVAAQKAKSPKIDVATFKDLIGVTRKYAIPLLEYLDQQRVTRRVGDERVIL, encoded by the coding sequence ATGAAGTCCATCATCATCGGCACGGCCGGACACATTGACCACGGCAAGACTTCGCTGGTCAAGGCCCTCACCGGCATTGACGCCGACCGTCTGGAAGAAGAGAAACGCCGCGGCATCACCATTGATCTGGGCTTCGCCCACCTTGAGCTTCCCGCGCCCAGCGGTGAGAATCTACGCCTCGGATTTATTGACGTCCCCGGCCACGAGCGTTTTGTGCGCAACATGCTGGCCGGCGTGGGCGGGATTGACCTGGTGCTGCTGGTCATTGCCGCCGACGAATCCATCAAACCGCAGACCCGCGAACATTTTGAAATCTGCCGGCTGCTTTCCATCCCGCGCGGCATCACCGTCATCACCAAGAGCGATATGGTGGACGAAGAAACCCTCAACGTGGTGAAGCTGGAAGTGGAAGACTTTGTGCGCGGGTCGTTCCTCGATAGCAGCCGCTCGCCGATCGTCGCCGTAAGCAGCCTTACCGGCGCCGGACTGGACGAATTGAAGAGCCAGATCGCGCGGCTGGCCGCCGAGGTTCCGGCGCGCGATACTGAAGCTCTCTTCCGCCTGCCGATAGACCGCGTCTTTGTGATGAAAGGCTTTGGCACGGTCATCACCGGCACGCTGATCGCCGGCAAAATCAAAAAAGAGGAAGAAGTTGAGATTTTCCCGGCGCGGCAACGCGCACGGGTACGCGGCGTGCAGGTCCACGGCGCTCCGGCTGGCGAAGCCGTTGCCGGGCAGCGCACCGCGCTCAACCTGGCCGGCGTTCCCATGGAAGACCTGGCGCGCGGCATGACGCTCGCTTCTCCCGGGCTACTGGACACCACGCAACGCATCGAAGTGCAGCTCTCCTTGCTCAAAGACGCCAAGCCGCTGAAGAACCGTGCGCGCGTCCACCTGCATGTGTTTGCGTCGGAGACCATTGCCGAAGTCGCGTTGCATGAAGGCAATGAAATCAAACCGGGAAGCACGACTTTCGCCCAACTGCGCACGGAAGAACCTTTGCTCTTGCTGCCGGGCGATCACGCCATCCTGCGGCAGTTTTCTCCAGTCGTGACCATTGGCGGCGCGCTGGTGCTGGACGCATTCCCGCTGGCGCGACAAAAAAAAGACGCACGCTTGGCCGTGCTCAAGGCACTGGCCGGCGGATCAAGACAAGACGCGTTGCTGGCGCGCGTTGCGCGGCGCGGGAAAGACGGCCTGGACATGCCTGCTGCCGTTCGCGAAACCGGCTTGAAGCCCTCCGTCCTGCAGCCGGTTTTTGCGGCGCTGGTCCAGCAAAAGCAGATCACGCAGGCGGGAGAATTTTTCGTCGCCAGTGAGTCTTTCAGCCATGCGCGTGAAAGTCTGCTGGCTGCGGTGGACGCCTTTCACAAAGCCAACCCGCTCGTCGGCGGCATCAGCAAAGAAGAGCTGCGGGCCAAGCTCGGCCTGCACCAGACCGTCATGGAAGCCCTGCTGGCGCAGCTGGCGCGCGACAAGAAGACGGAGGTCAGCGGCGAGCAGGTACGCCTGGCGGGACGCGGCGTGGAATTGAAAGACGATGAAGCCAAAGCCAAAGGGCAAATCGAAAAAGCGTTTGCCGACGCCGGCTTGAAAGTCCCGCTGATGAAGGAAGTCCTGGATAAACTTCCGGTGGATCGTACGCGCGCACAGAAGCTGGTCACCCTGCTGTTGCGCGACCGCGTGCTGGTGAAGCTCACCGACGACCTGGTGTTCCACCACAGCGCCCTCGAAAGCCTGCGCCAGGTGGTGGCCGCGCAGAAAGCCAAATCGCCCAAGATTGACGTCGCCACGTTCAAAGACCTGATCGGCGTGACCAGGAAGTACGCGATTCCCCTGCTCGAATATCTGGACCAGCAGCGGGTCACGCGCCGTGTGGGCGACGAACGGGTAATCCTCTAG
- a CDS encoding carboxylesterase family protein, protein MKLWFIALFLLGFVSTVTTPPSFAAGKDPVRVEQGLLSGVPGANADVRVYRGIPYAAPPVGDLRWRPPQPPAAWQGVRDAGKFGATCWQVPYPPAAAIFQNDISTMSEDCLHLNLWTPAKTANDRLPVMVWIHGGGLTRGSSTTPMYDGENLARKGVVVVTLNYRLGIFGFFANPELASESAHHASGNYGLLDQVAALQWVKKNIAAFGGDPNRVTIFGESAGSWSVCALTASPLAKGLFARAIGESGGLFAPMLTQEKAEKEGERIAATLVTNAGPGATTAAASSSAADGPSNPSSAAPAAKKDVLKALRAMPAEELAKTNPDTARANVDGWFLPQDVYSTFAQGKQNDVPLLVGNNADEGTIFAPPAGFLTAAVFSAGARQRLGDLADQFFKVYPAGSDQEALASYLASFRDLTFGWEMRTWARMQVKTGHHPVYRYYFTRRPPGRQSARLGAFHASEIPYVFGNFVWPFPWEDVDHKLSDAMAGYWVNFAATGNPNAKGLPEWPAYDPEKDAVLELGDQVAVGSHINKAGLDFYDAYFQERMKPQSAAGTK, encoded by the coding sequence ATGAAGCTTTGGTTTATCGCACTCTTTCTTCTAGGATTCGTATCCACCGTGACAACCCCGCCATCATTCGCCGCCGGGAAAGATCCCGTCCGCGTGGAGCAAGGTCTGCTCTCCGGAGTCCCCGGCGCCAACGCTGACGTACGCGTCTATCGCGGGATTCCTTACGCCGCGCCGCCGGTGGGCGATCTCCGCTGGAGGCCGCCGCAGCCGCCGGCTGCGTGGCAAGGCGTTCGCGACGCCGGCAAGTTCGGCGCCACCTGCTGGCAGGTCCCTTATCCGCCCGCGGCCGCCATCTTCCAGAATGACATCTCCACCATGAGCGAAGATTGCCTCCACCTGAACCTATGGACGCCGGCCAAGACCGCTAATGACCGCCTGCCCGTCATGGTCTGGATCCACGGCGGAGGTTTGACCCGCGGCTCCTCCACCACACCCATGTATGACGGCGAAAACCTCGCCCGCAAAGGCGTGGTGGTGGTCACGCTCAATTACCGCCTGGGCATCTTCGGCTTCTTTGCCAACCCTGAGCTCGCGTCGGAGTCCGCGCACCATGCTTCAGGAAATTACGGATTGCTGGACCAGGTTGCGGCGCTGCAATGGGTGAAGAAGAACATTGCGGCCTTTGGCGGCGATCCCAATCGCGTAACGATTTTCGGCGAATCAGCCGGCTCATGGAGCGTGTGCGCCCTCACCGCCAGCCCGCTGGCCAAAGGACTGTTCGCGCGCGCCATCGGCGAAAGCGGCGGTCTGTTTGCACCGATGCTGACGCAAGAGAAAGCCGAAAAAGAAGGTGAGCGAATCGCCGCGACCTTAGTAACCAACGCGGGGCCAGGTGCGACCACCGCCGCCGCGTCCAGCTCAGCCGCTGACGGGCCAAGCAATCCGTCCTCGGCGGCTCCAGCAGCGAAAAAAGATGTCCTCAAGGCCCTGCGAGCGATGCCCGCGGAAGAACTGGCCAAAACCAACCCTGACACCGCCCGCGCCAACGTGGACGGCTGGTTTCTGCCGCAGGACGTTTACAGCACCTTTGCTCAAGGCAAGCAGAATGACGTGCCGCTGCTGGTCGGAAACAACGCCGATGAAGGCACCATCTTTGCTCCTCCAGCCGGGTTCCTGACGGCAGCCGTGTTCTCCGCCGGAGCGCGCCAGCGCCTTGGCGATCTGGCCGATCAGTTCTTCAAGGTCTATCCGGCCGGCTCCGATCAGGAAGCCCTGGCCTCGTACCTGGCCAGCTTTCGCGACCTGACCTTTGGCTGGGAGATGCGCACGTGGGCGCGCATGCAGGTCAAGACCGGACACCATCCGGTGTACCGCTACTACTTCACGCGTCGCCCGCCCGGACGGCAGAGCGCGCGCCTCGGCGCATTCCATGCGTCGGAAATTCCTTATGTCTTCGGCAACTTCGTCTGGCCGTTCCCCTGGGAAGACGTGGACCACAAGTTGAGTGACGCGATGGCCGGCTACTGGGTGAACTTCGCCGCCACCGGAAACCCCAACGCCAAGGGACTCCCGGAATGGCCTGCCTATGACCCGGAGAAAGACGCGGTACTGGAACTGGGCGATCAGGTCGCCGTCGGCTCGCACATCAACAAAGCCGGGCTGGATTTTTATGACGCCTACTTCCAAGAGCGGATGAAGCCGCAATCGGCGGCCGGAACGAAATGA
- a CDS encoding type II toxin-antitoxin system RelE/ParE family toxin codes for MQQGEMPASATRRMQSVGSGVWELKEQDERSWYRVIYLAKIDTVIYVLHCFEKRSRKTDRRDLEIAQERLARVRQRIQQQKKDKKHGQKSK; via the coding sequence TTGCAGCAGGGCGAGATGCCGGCTTCAGCAACGCGCCGGATGCAATCTGTCGGTTCCGGTGTGTGGGAACTGAAAGAGCAAGACGAGCGATCTTGGTATCGCGTTATTTATCTCGCGAAGATCGACACTGTGATTTACGTTCTGCATTGTTTTGAAAAGCGAAGCCGGAAGACCGATAGGCGCGATCTGGAGATTGCACAGGAAAGGCTGGCTCGCGTGCGGCAGCGTATCCAACAACAGAAGAAGGACAAGAAACATGGCCAGAAGAGCAAATAG
- a CDS encoding helix-turn-helix domain-containing protein, with the protein MARRANRPGHVTKADIFDDLEFSPSEAASLKIKARILSALLKRIQQQRYTQARLAELLDDYQPNISNLLNGKISKMSIEKLLTYAHRLNLDAEITMKMRPRSARSKKVRVA; encoded by the coding sequence ATGGCCAGAAGAGCAAATAGGCCCGGGCATGTGACCAAGGCCGACATTTTTGATGATTTAGAGTTTTCCCCGTCCGAGGCTGCATCACTCAAGATTAAGGCGAGGATCTTGAGCGCTCTGTTGAAGCGGATACAGCAGCAACGTTATACCCAGGCTCGCTTGGCGGAGCTACTTGATGATTACCAGCCAAACATCAGCAATCTGCTTAATGGAAAGATCTCGAAAATGAGCATCGAGAAGCTGCTCACGTATGCGCATCGTTTGAATCTGGATGCGGAGATTACGATGAAGATGAGGCCGCGTTCGGCACGGTCAAAGAAAGTCCGAGTAGCCTGA
- the purF gene encoding amidophosphoribosyltransferase produces MAFDKLKEYCGVVAVHTHAEAATLAYLGLHQLQHRGQESAGMVSSDGGRLHLHKAMGEVAEIFTEEVLAKLPGSIAIGHTRYSTAGDSAVLNAQPIMVDCNKGMIALAHNGNLVNAWEIRSRLEAQGSIFQTTSDTEVIVHLIAQSKEQTLPEAVCDALRRIEGAFSLVMMTRDRVFAVRDPRGFRPLSMGRIHNGGGSERDTIVFASETCAFDLIGAVYERDVKPGEMVVVGPEGVSSRFFAAEMKQSSCIFEHVYFSRPDSVVFGRSVQASREALGRQLARESGIPADVVVPVPDSGVTAALGYAAEAGIPFRFGLIRNHYVGRTFIEPEQRVRDFGVKLKLNPVRNLLAGKRVVLIDDSIVRGTTSRKIVRMVRDAGAQEVHMRISCPPTISPCYYGVDTPSKGQLIAANKTITEIRDYIGADSLAYLSLKGMKEACAEGEKTTYCTSCYTGIYPTEFVPLETLIPPPVEIKKP; encoded by the coding sequence ATGGCATTTGACAAACTCAAGGAATATTGTGGCGTTGTCGCCGTGCACACGCACGCGGAAGCAGCCACGCTCGCGTATCTGGGTCTGCACCAGTTGCAGCATCGCGGCCAGGAGTCGGCGGGCATGGTTTCCTCCGATGGCGGACGCCTGCACCTGCACAAAGCCATGGGTGAAGTTGCGGAGATTTTCACCGAAGAAGTGCTGGCCAAGCTTCCCGGCAGCATCGCCATTGGGCACACGCGTTACTCCACGGCCGGCGACTCCGCCGTACTCAATGCCCAGCCCATCATGGTGGACTGCAACAAAGGCATGATCGCGCTGGCCCACAACGGCAACCTGGTCAACGCGTGGGAAATCCGCAGCCGACTGGAAGCCCAAGGTTCCATTTTCCAGACGACCAGCGACACGGAAGTCATCGTGCACCTGATCGCGCAGTCCAAGGAACAGACTTTGCCGGAAGCAGTGTGCGACGCGCTGCGCCGCATTGAGGGCGCGTTTTCGCTGGTCATGATGACCCGCGACCGCGTTTTTGCCGTACGCGATCCACGCGGCTTCCGCCCGCTGTCCATGGGACGCATCCACAACGGCGGCGGCTCGGAGCGTGACACCATTGTCTTTGCTTCCGAGACCTGCGCGTTTGATCTGATCGGCGCCGTGTACGAGCGCGACGTGAAGCCGGGCGAGATGGTGGTGGTGGGACCGGAAGGCGTTTCTTCGCGCTTCTTCGCCGCGGAGATGAAGCAGTCCAGCTGCATCTTTGAGCACGTTTACTTTTCGCGTCCGGACAGCGTGGTCTTTGGACGTTCGGTGCAGGCCAGCCGCGAGGCCCTGGGCCGCCAGTTGGCAAGGGAATCCGGTATTCCAGCGGACGTGGTGGTCCCCGTGCCGGACTCCGGCGTGACCGCTGCGCTGGGCTATGCCGCGGAAGCGGGGATTCCGTTTCGCTTTGGCCTGATCCGCAATCATTACGTGGGCCGCACTTTTATTGAGCCGGAGCAGCGGGTGCGCGACTTCGGCGTGAAACTCAAGCTGAACCCGGTGCGCAATTTGCTCGCGGGGAAACGAGTGGTCCTGATTGACGACTCCATTGTGCGCGGCACCACCAGCCGGAAGATTGTCCGCATGGTGCGCGACGCCGGCGCCCAGGAAGTGCACATGCGCATCTCCTGTCCGCCCACCATTTCGCCTTGCTATTACGGCGTGGACACTCCGTCCAAGGGCCAGCTGATCGCGGCGAACAAGACCATTACCGAGATCCGCGACTACATCGGCGCGGATTCCCTGGCGTATCTTTCGTTGAAAGGGATGAAGGAAGCCTGCGCCGAAGGGGAGAAGACCACCTACTGCACGTCGTGCTACACCGGAATCTATCCCACAGAGTTTGTGCCGCTGGAGACGCTGATTCCGCCGCCGGTGGAAATCAAGAAGCCGTAG
- a CDS encoding methylated-DNA--[protein]-cysteine S-methyltransferase has product MPEVRTVYFSRIASPIGPLLIAATERGLCCLQFNGKMPRQAKHEVWIESEEHLRPYQEEIEAYFRGELRAFTCKLDLQGTAFQKKCWEALCRIPYGQTCSYAEIAEAVGRPQAFRAVGQANHNNPVAIVVPCHRVVGANGTLTGYGGGLDVKEKLLRLEGVPLQEPLGFDDSRGNRVARALA; this is encoded by the coding sequence ATGCCTGAAGTCCGCACAGTTTATTTCTCGCGCATCGCGTCGCCCATTGGTCCCTTGTTGATCGCGGCCACCGAGCGGGGCCTGTGTTGTCTGCAATTCAACGGCAAAATGCCCAGGCAGGCCAAGCATGAAGTTTGGATCGAATCCGAAGAACATCTGCGGCCCTACCAGGAAGAGATAGAGGCCTATTTCCGCGGCGAACTTCGCGCCTTTACCTGCAAGCTGGACCTGCAGGGCACCGCGTTTCAAAAGAAATGCTGGGAGGCGCTCTGCCGCATTCCGTACGGACAAACCTGTTCGTATGCGGAGATTGCTGAGGCGGTAGGCAGGCCCCAGGCGTTTCGCGCAGTGGGCCAGGCCAACCATAACAACCCAGTGGCGATTGTTGTCCCGTGCCACCGCGTGGTGGGCGCCAACGGGACGCTTACCGGCTACGGCGGCGGGTTGGACGTAAAGGAAAAGCTGTTGCGTCTGGAAGGCGTGCCTCTGCAGGAACCGCTGGGCTTCGATGACTCGCGTGGCAACAGAGTTGCACGGGCTTTGGCTTAG
- a CDS encoding cation diffusion facilitator family transporter, giving the protein MQHAHPNAPLSARALRYSLLATAVYVVVTLVAGLRAHSLALLSEAGHNVTDVLALLLSWVAVFIQTRPPSSTKTFGYHRAGVVAAFINALTLVAIAFYIFYEALLRMRHPVEVQPQLMIWVAVAGVIMNGTISWILFRAASDVNIRSAFIHQLGDTLSTAAVIVGGWAILWTGQTWIDPALSIGIACLILWSSLGIIQETLNILLEGAPRGMTVEQIVSQLSEIAEIHDVHDVHVWSIGSDTHALSCHIRINDIPLSESDRILRQVKTILMEQYHIEHTTIQFEHSVCEVSHGCPIPVAIPRLETRMKLKRRV; this is encoded by the coding sequence ATGCAGCACGCGCACCCCAATGCCCCTCTGAGTGCGAGGGCGCTACGGTACTCGCTGTTGGCCACGGCAGTGTACGTTGTAGTCACGCTGGTGGCGGGTTTGCGCGCACACAGTCTGGCGTTGCTTTCTGAAGCCGGGCACAACGTTACTGACGTGCTGGCGCTGCTGCTCTCCTGGGTAGCCGTTTTCATTCAAACCCGTCCGCCCAGCTCCACCAAGACCTTTGGATACCATCGCGCCGGCGTGGTGGCGGCGTTCATCAACGCGCTCACTCTGGTGGCCATTGCTTTCTACATTTTCTACGAAGCCCTCTTGCGCATGCGCCATCCGGTTGAGGTGCAGCCGCAACTGATGATCTGGGTGGCGGTGGCCGGAGTAATCATGAACGGGACGATTTCCTGGATCCTGTTCCGCGCCGCCAGTGACGTGAATATCCGCAGCGCGTTCATCCATCAACTGGGCGATACCCTCTCCACGGCGGCGGTCATCGTGGGCGGCTGGGCCATCCTGTGGACGGGACAAACCTGGATTGATCCCGCTCTGTCCATCGGAATTGCCTGCCTGATTCTCTGGTCGTCCCTGGGGATCATTCAGGAGACGCTCAATATTCTGCTGGAGGGCGCGCCCCGGGGAATGACCGTGGAACAGATCGTCAGCCAGCTCAGCGAAATTGCGGAAATCCATGATGTACATGACGTCCATGTCTGGAGCATTGGCTCGGACACCCACGCGCTGTCATGCCACATCCGGATCAACGATATCCCGCTTTCCGAGAGCGACCGCATCTTGCGCCAGGTAAAGACGATTTTGATGGAGCAATACCACATTGAGCACACGACCATCCAGTTCGAGCACAGCGTGTGTGAGGTTTCCCACGGATGCCCAATTCCGGTGGCCATTCCGCGTCTGGAGACCCGCATGAAGCTCAAGCGCCGCGTTTAG
- a CDS encoding ABC transporter permease, which yields MGFFATQLKQVLRRLSRAPMFAVVTLITLAAGVGANTVVFSVLESILLKPLPYPHSEELVNAEHAALGINVPRLPGAPSNYFIYREQNRSFRDIAMMTNDSASVTGLAEPEQVPTLRVTDGLTSVLGVSPMLGRAFSRQDDTPGNPDTTILMYGYWQRKFGGNRAIIGQTIKMDGKMREIIGVMPRDFHILDQEDPALLIPFQFDRSKMFLGNFSYTAIARLRPGVSIEQASADVARMLPIVSQTFPPPPGFSLKMFEDAHLAPNLAPLKSRVVGDVGKLLWVLMGSIGLVLLIACANVANLVLVRVEGRRQELAVRAALGAGWGRIASELLFESVVLGVLGSLLGLGLAYAALRTLVAMAPKGLPRVNEISIDGWVLLFTLGIALLASVLFGIIPVFKYAGVRVATGLREGARGLSQGREQHRARSVLVVVQVALALVLLICSGLMARTFVALIRVQPGFDHPEELQTFALSIPKAEIADEERVARTFEEILHKVAAVPGVRMVALSTSVPMDRNTSFDPIFAQDKSYKPGEIGALRRFKWVAPGFPATMGTPLVAGRDLTWNDLYNRTPVALVSENVARELWQSPAAALGKRIRVGTTDDWREVIGVVGNIYDDGVNKPAPTEVYWPILMANFDGDKSVVFRSLSFVLRTPRAGTEGLMKDVRQAVWSVDPNLPLADVRTVEYYYKSSMARTSFTLLMLGVAGAMAVLLGTVGIYGVIAYSVSQRTREIGIRMALGAQRQELTGLFVRHGLVLTGIGLVFGLAASLLSMRFLSSLLFGVKPMDLATYAAVSVGLAITATLASYLPSRKAASVDPVEALRGE from the coding sequence ATGGGGTTTTTTGCAACGCAACTCAAGCAGGTGCTGAGAAGGTTAAGCCGGGCGCCAATGTTTGCCGTGGTAACCCTGATCACTTTGGCGGCTGGAGTCGGCGCGAACACCGTGGTTTTCAGCGTGCTGGAGAGCATTCTGCTGAAGCCGTTGCCTTATCCCCATTCTGAAGAGCTGGTGAACGCGGAGCACGCGGCGCTGGGAATCAACGTTCCGCGCCTGCCGGGAGCTCCCTCCAACTACTTCATCTACCGCGAGCAGAATCGCAGCTTCCGGGACATCGCCATGATGACCAACGACTCCGCCAGCGTGACCGGCTTGGCCGAGCCGGAACAGGTGCCGACGCTGCGAGTCACCGACGGTCTTACGTCTGTTCTGGGTGTATCGCCCATGCTGGGACGGGCGTTCAGCCGCCAGGACGACACACCCGGCAACCCGGACACGACGATCCTGATGTACGGCTACTGGCAGCGCAAGTTCGGCGGCAATCGCGCCATCATTGGGCAGACCATCAAAATGGACGGCAAGATGCGCGAGATCATCGGCGTAATGCCGCGCGATTTCCACATTCTTGATCAGGAAGATCCCGCGCTGCTCATTCCTTTCCAATTTGACCGCAGCAAGATGTTTCTTGGCAACTTCAGCTATACGGCCATTGCGCGGCTCAGGCCGGGCGTGAGCATCGAGCAGGCCAGCGCGGACGTCGCGCGCATGCTGCCTATCGTCTCCCAGACTTTTCCGCCTCCGCCGGGCTTCAGCCTGAAGATGTTTGAGGACGCGCACCTGGCGCCGAACCTGGCGCCGCTGAAGAGCCGCGTGGTGGGCGACGTGGGCAAACTGCTCTGGGTGCTGATGGGTTCGATCGGTCTGGTGCTGTTGATCGCGTGCGCCAACGTGGCCAACCTGGTGCTGGTCCGCGTGGAAGGCCGGCGGCAGGAACTGGCGGTGCGCGCAGCGCTGGGCGCGGGCTGGGGACGCATTGCTTCAGAGCTGTTGTTTGAGAGCGTAGTCCTGGGTGTGCTGGGCAGCCTGCTGGGACTTGGGCTGGCCTACGCCGCGTTGCGGACGCTGGTAGCCATGGCTCCCAAAGGTCTGCCGCGGGTGAATGAAATCAGCATTGACGGCTGGGTGCTGCTATTTACGTTGGGTATTGCGCTCCTGGCCAGCGTGCTCTTTGGCATTATTCCCGTCTTCAAGTATGCCGGAGTGCGCGTGGCGACCGGCTTGCGTGAAGGCGCACGCGGCCTGAGCCAGGGCCGCGAACAGCATCGCGCACGCAGCGTCCTGGTGGTGGTGCAAGTCGCTTTGGCGCTGGTGTTGTTGATCTGCTCGGGACTCATGGCGCGGACCTTCGTCGCGCTGATCAGAGTGCAACCGGGCTTCGACCACCCGGAAGAGTTACAGACCTTTGCCCTGTCCATCCCCAAGGCGGAAATTGCCGACGAAGAGCGCGTGGCGCGCACGTTCGAAGAGATTCTGCACAAGGTGGCGGCTGTACCAGGCGTGCGGATGGTGGCGCTCTCTACCAGCGTCCCCATGGACAGGAACACCAGCTTCGACCCGATTTTTGCCCAGGACAAATCCTACAAGCCGGGAGAAATCGGCGCCCTGCGCCGCTTCAAGTGGGTAGCGCCTGGGTTCCCGGCCACGATGGGCACGCCACTAGTCGCCGGCCGGGACCTGACCTGGAATGACCTTTACAACAGAACGCCGGTAGCCCTGGTTTCTGAAAACGTTGCGCGCGAGCTGTGGCAGAGTCCAGCGGCGGCGCTGGGCAAGCGCATTCGCGTGGGTACCACCGACGACTGGCGCGAGGTCATCGGCGTGGTAGGCAACATCTACGATGACGGCGTGAACAAGCCGGCTCCCACCGAAGTCTATTGGCCCATTTTGATGGCCAATTTTGATGGCGACAAGAGCGTGGTCTTCCGCTCACTCTCGTTCGTGCTGCGCACGCCGCGCGCGGGAACGGAAGGATTGATGAAAGACGTCCGCCAGGCCGTGTGGTCGGTGGACCCCAACCTTCCTTTGGCCGACGTGCGAACCGTGGAGTACTACTACAAATCTTCCATGGCCCGGACGTCCTTCACTCTGCTGATGCTGGGTGTGGCTGGCGCCATGGCTGTTCTGCTGGGCACGGTGGGGATCTACGGCGTGATTGCTTACTCGGTTTCGCAGCGTACACGCGAAATTGGCATTCGCATGGCCCTGGGTGCACAGCGCCAGGAACTAACAGGCCTGTTCGTGCGGCACGGACTGGTGCTTACCGGCATAGGCCTGGTCTTTGGGCTGGCGGCGTCGCTGCTTTCTATGCGGTTTTTGTCATCGCTGTTATTTGGCGTGAAACCTATGGACCTCGCTACTTATGCCGCAGTGTCCGTGGGCTTGGCGATCACGGCGACGCTGGCCAGCTACCTGCCTTCGCGAAAGGCTGCATCGGTGGATCCGGTGGAGGCCCTCAGAGGAGAATAG
- a CDS encoding DUF1385 domain-containing protein, translating to MKPWRQILRYFVSLQLLPALESGEETLLVGGQAVVEGVMMRSPHAWGIAIRKSSGEISTHSEPLQRPSERHKWLGWPFIRGIATLGQAMRLGFIASKFSLNVGLESIAEEEGGKKMEVGSWGIAASMIFSLSFFIFMYKFVPLTAASALKPHWAAMNNNFAFNLVDGAIRIALFLLFVWGISLFKDIKRIYHYHGAEHKTVFAFEDHGMPTTAQAQEYSTYHPRCGTSFLMTIMLICIFVYAAFPVQSFWGKFGLRVAFLPIIASVSYEIIRFSAKRGRSFFALLTKPGLWLQRITTQPPSDDQVECAIVALREAMELEKKNGGELVIA from the coding sequence ATGAAGCCTTGGCGCCAAATTCTGCGATATTTTGTGTCCCTGCAACTCCTGCCGGCATTGGAGAGCGGGGAGGAGACGCTTTTGGTCGGCGGCCAGGCGGTGGTCGAGGGCGTGATGATGCGCTCGCCCCATGCGTGGGGAATCGCCATCCGCAAGAGTTCGGGGGAAATCAGCACTCACAGCGAGCCCCTGCAGCGGCCTTCCGAGAGACACAAATGGCTGGGATGGCCGTTTATCCGCGGGATCGCCACTCTGGGACAGGCCATGCGCCTGGGATTCATCGCTTCCAAGTTCTCCCTGAACGTGGGCCTGGAGTCCATTGCCGAGGAAGAAGGCGGCAAGAAGATGGAAGTGGGCAGTTGGGGCATTGCCGCCAGCATGATCTTCTCCCTGTCGTTCTTCATCTTCATGTACAAGTTTGTGCCGCTGACGGCGGCCAGCGCCCTGAAGCCGCACTGGGCGGCGATGAACAATAACTTTGCCTTCAACCTGGTGGACGGCGCCATCCGCATCGCGCTTTTCCTGCTGTTTGTCTGGGGCATTTCGCTGTTCAAGGACATCAAGCGCATCTACCACTACCACGGCGCAGAACACAAAACCGTGTTCGCGTTTGAAGACCACGGCATGCCCACGACTGCCCAGGCGCAGGAGTACTCTACGTATCATCCGCGCTGCGGCACCAGCTTTCTGATGACCATCATGCTGATCTGCATTTTTGTGTACGCGGCGTTTCCGGTGCAGAGTTTCTGGGGCAAGTTCGGACTGCGCGTGGCGTTCCTGCCGATCATCGCATCGGTTTCTTACGAGATCATCCGCTTTTCCGCCAAGCGCGGCCGTTCGTTCTTTGCCCTTCTGACCAAGCCCGGCCTGTGGCTGCAGCGCATTACCACCCAGCCTCCGTCGGACGACCAGGTGGAGTGCGCGATTGTCGCCCTGCGCGAAGCCATGGAACTGGAAAAGAAAAACGGCGGCGAACTGGTGATTGCCTAG